The sequence gggggaaaaaaaaggtatttccATGTTTTAGATAGGAAACTGGAGCTGAGAGCACTTAAGTAACTTACTTAGCTCACGTAACTAGAAAGTGGTTGATGTGGGTCTTCAACCcaagcagtctgactccagagctaaAGTTCTCAAACAAGTAAATACAGGTTTTGGAGACTGTTGTTCACTCCACCCAGTGTCCTCTTAGTTATTTtccatctgaaaatattttctttagaatgaagaacaaaaaaatcTATTGGCTTGTGTATCTTGGAAACACAAAGACTCTTAACTTTCACTATTTTCTTCCTAATGCTGGGTGCTAGGAAGCCTAAAGCCAGGTTTGTcacctttatcttttttatagaCCCCTTTGATGTACATATTGTGAGGTGATCCTACACCTCACTTCTTTtcactatctttttcttttttttttaattatactttaagttctagggtacatgtgcacaacgtgcaggttacatacgtatacatgtgccgtgatggtgtgctgcacccattaactcgtcatttacattttcttactGTCCTTTGCTTATTTCTTGCTTTATATATCTCTGcatatataaattacttttaaagaaCCAGCTGGCATATAGAGAAGTAAATGGTAGTTGACGGtgttctactttttaaaagaaatagtggTTGGGAGTCAGAAGACTCAAAGTCTAATGTCAGCTGTGTCACTAGTTCATAACCATAAAACAGTGACAACTCCACCTACTGGACTCAACTCACATGATCAGGATGAAAGGAAAAGTTGTGAAAGCGCTTTGAAAGTTTTAGGTAACATTTGGAAAGAGAGGAATCATTTCTATAatcaataatattaaaaaatgaaactaagtTTTGATGCTCTGATGCATATACCTTGGGCATATATTTAGAATAACAATACAAAACTGCTATAAAAGAGATACCTACCTGGAAAGTACCGCTCTGGGACTTTGGAAATGTAGAACAGGAAAGCAAGAAGAGCAATCATATACATCACAATTACACGGGGTGCAAAGTCCTGAAAAGCAGAACATGTTTTTTTACAAGTCTTCCTGCTGTTACTGAATTCTAAATTTATTATGAATCTAATAGTGGGATTTAAGATTGTTAAATCTGAACTGTTTTGCAGTCTGTCTCCAATAATAGAAACCTTGTCCTCATATGCAGGAAGCAGTCTGCAAGAATGGAGCACAGAGAATGCTCTAACAGTCGGGCTCCTAAAGGGGCTAGAGCTTTAACATGCTGAAGTTCCTAAGGACACCCAACTCCATCTACAATGTAGGTATGTGGGTAGAATGCATATGGAAATGGAGTTGGCAGGTAAATAAGCAAAGACACTGAAGACCAGGAACTTATGGCTGGAAAAGACCTAAGGGGTCTCCTCAGACAGAAATCTGTTCCAATATCCCAGATAAATGGTCCTCTTGAATACTACTATATGAAGCACTTTGTCTCACTGCTGACACAGTATTGAGAAGACTTTCCTGACCCTGAGAAAATCCAGCAAGCTATCCTTATACATATTGTTCCTAATACTGGTTATAAACCTAATTTACCAAGAACTCATTTAAGAAATAAGGACAGGCTGGgtgcatggctcatgcctgtaatcctaccactttgggaggctttggcagaaggatcgcttgaggacaggagttcaaaactagcctgagcaacacagtaagacccctctctctacaattattatttttttttaattacctgaagacaggagttcaaaactagcctgggcaacatagtaagatgcCTCtctctacagtttttttttttttttttttttaattagctgggcatggtggtgcacacctatagtcctaactatttaggaagctgaggtgggaggactgcttgagccgaggagtttgacggcaagagagagagactctgtttcaaagaaataagacaaatttctccttcttcttcaaaTATGAGCATCATCATAGCCCTCCCTAACTCCTATATTTTTCAGATTAATCGACCTCAGATTTCTCAAACATTCTAGAACACAACTTGATCCTGCCTCCCAAGAGTAACCCTTCCAGAACTTTTTATCTTTGTTAAAGTGCCTGtctttccatctttttaaaatagagcttATTAAAGAATTTCTGTGAAAGTTTCCCTTTGCTTCCTCACTGGAATGATCTGTGATCATAGTAGGATTCCATCTTTGAAAACTATTATCTAAGCCATCTTTCCATTTTAAGATTtctgaatacaaaaaaaaaatccctttttcttaatttctctaaaaTTCACTGACTTATTTATGGGTCTTATTCTTTTTGTCATTATAAGCTCAAAAGGAATGTGTTTATCACATCCAAAAATTTTGGTCACTTCTATATCAACAACCAATTATTCCAGCTGGAATTTATCTAGAGTGGCAGTTCCccattccattttcttattataaagGAATCAAAATTGTCAGAAAGATGTTTTCACAGATAGGAGGATTGCTGATGTCCCTCATCACTACTGTCTCACCTTTCTCCCAATATCCTAATTTATGAAGACATCATCACCCTTGTCCTCACATTGGCCAAGTAGCCAGATTATATCACTCAATTCACTCTGTCACAgaacttcctttcttttcagcTGTACACCGAACTGTTTTCCACTATGCTGTTGCCAACTTCATGCAAATAAATGTAGGCCCACTAATGGTCTCTTCTAATAAAATCTGATTCTTTTGAATGAAACCCCCCTTTAAAGTCACACATTCTAGACAAAGGTACCATTGCAATGAGTATATGTGATTTCTGTCAGATTTCTTGGCCTATTTACTTGTATTAAAAATTCTCAAGTTTCCTCTCTAGTGCATATGTAGAGCATTTTTGTAACGATCTCTAAGAATGTAAGTCTTATTTCTAATACTTTTCTCAAGAATCCTGAGTTTTCACTGAGACTCTTCCTAATGCACATCAACTGTTCCCCCATAATACCTGATTCTAACAAATagctcttcttttatttctcaatatattCTCCTTGGGTGGACTGAACAGCTTCCCTGGCTCCAGCTACCAATACAATGATGATTTCCAAATCTTTATTCCCAGTCTCAAACTCTGGCTGAAATCCCAGATCCTATCTCTAGCTTTACATCCAATGGGTATCCCAAACTCAtcgggtcaaaaaaaaaaaaaaatccttcctaaCCTCCCCTTCACCCCCTAAAAGATCAACTGCTCCTATTTCTATACTTGCATTATCATTGGCATTATCACTGATCCCGCAGACAAAGCTAGAAACTTTGGAGTCCTCCTCCACAAATAAGGACTTGGGTATTTATATACTAAGGGTAATAgagaataataatgtattattttacagaaaGACAATTCAGAGAAAAACAGTATTCAGATTTTACCTCGACTTCTGCAAGATATGCTTATTTATATGGCTGTGAAAATTATGGCATCAATATGCAATTACAAATATGTTCTCAAATGACAAACATCCACCCACTTGGCCTGATTATACTACTTTacccaaaaggaataaaatagaaaggaaaaaaaaaaagagagagaaatattaaCTACACTCAACCTACCTGTACAATAGGAGCACCAATTCCTCCATTGAGCCAAACCCAGTGAAGAGTAGGAATCACTCCATATCCCGAAACAGAACAAAAGATGATAGAACGGAGCCTTTGCCATTGCTGCGTGAGGTAATTGGGATGAATCTGCGCAAAGAACACTGCCAGGATCATAGCAAGCACTGTGATCAAGTACACCTGACGCCAGTACTAGAATGAAAGGAAATCACATTTTAATTCTGTTATTAACAATAAAGGAACTGAAAAAGTAATTTTGGCTTTTACACTACAAATTCCAAACTCTATTTACTTGgtatttgcatttcaaaatagGATTATCTCCCTTCGTTAAAAAATATGTTCCATACAACTTTTAGGTTTGTCAGAATGACAAACCAAATTCCAAAATGAGCTGGTAAAATGCTACATTTATTCATACAAAAGCATTTTCTGATtacctattatatgccaggcacagttcaAGTTCTATAAAAGCAAAGATGACTATGACATGGACTCTCCCAGCAGTGAGTTCACAGACTATGGGAGGGGCAGAATGTGAACAAAAGATTATGATCTTATGGTAGATACTGTAACTGAGGAACAGAACATTGTAGAACCACAGAAGCGGGAACAATTAACTTTACTTGGGGTAGCTAAAAAATGCTTCACAGAGATGACATCTAAGATTTTGTGGGAAGACAGAGCTCTCAAGGAGAGAGAACAGCAAATGCAACAGGAAGTTTTGAGAAGAAAGGCTAAAAAGGCATACTGTTAGGCTAAATGTTTTGAAGTTTACCACACTGGCACTGGAGGAATAGCAGAATTCGGATGACATGGCTGTCTTTCAAACTGACTTATTAGAAAGACAACTCTGACATCAGTGTAGAAAATAGGTGACAGGAAACCAGCTAGAAAGATATTAGTTTAGTTTATTCAAAGAGAGAGTGGGGGCTTGGACTCCTGTTGAATAAAGTAGATGTGAGCGCCAGATTTAGGAGGCATTTTTGAAATAAGCGTTGTCTTAATGGCTGACTGGCTGTGTGAGAGGGCAGTAGAGGAAAGCCTGACTGTTTTTAGCCTGAAAGGCCACATAAATGGCTTCTATTAATGAAGCAAATGAACAAAGATGTTCCAGGTTTgctgtgtgtgtgatgggggaAGAGAACAGGGGCATGAAAGAACACACACTTAGCTTAGGTTTGAAGGGCTTATGGGATATGTAGGTATTTAAATAAGCAGTTAGCTGGTCTTAAAGTCAAAAGTCACATAAGACAAGAGTTCTCAATCTGGGCTCCAAGGACTTCTTTGGGGCTATTAACTTCCTAAAATCAAATGTCAGAGTGTTTGTTTAGGGTGTGCCCAAAAGTACATTCTACTGGATCTAGGGTCCACAGGTTTCAATCTCATTCTGAAAGCAGCTGTGTTCCTTAAAAGGTAAAACAAGTCTTTTACAGGTCTACAGCAACtgagtatttgaaaataattagaaacCAGATGGAAGAAAGCAATTTTTCAATGATCAGGGACTGACTGTATCAGCTCCAGTAGTTCCCTTATCTTTTTAATCTATCTTGGACTTTTAGTTTTTCTGGTAAGAGATTTACAAAAAGTATCTCACTTTGATGTTTAGCAAGAGGTAAACAGAAAACAGTTTCAGAGAAATACAGAATAAGATAAGCAAAACAATTCAAATATTACATGGCTGTACTCACAAGCATCTGGTTATTAGTatgctctaatttttttaaaaaatatgaacagtTTCATGCAAAATGAGTAAGTTATGAAAGCTGGGCAGAAATAAATAGCATATACTGCTAAAATCAAGTCAATTTACAACAAGGTCacctgcatatatatttaattatgtgCTTATGTTCCAAAGTGATTAGGCCTAAAAAGCAAATGGCTCACGTTTAAATGGCTTCAACAATGTTCTTACGTATTCAAATCaaatttatgatttttctcttcactAATTTTCATACCAGATATGTTGACAGTATTCTCTGTTATTGTGTAGAGACAAAGGTCCTACTGAAAAATCCCAAGCAATCTGAGAAATTCCACACTGTGGCCGATCTTCCCAATAAGCGAAGCCTGGGGACTGTGccttagagcagtggtccccagcGTTTCTGGCACtggggactggttttgtggaagacaatttttccatggattgTGGTGTGGGGAGGCAGGCAGAGA comes from Nomascus leucogenys isolate Asia chromosome 9, Asia_NLE_v1, whole genome shotgun sequence and encodes:
- the PAQR3 gene encoding progestin and adipoQ receptor family member 3 isoform X5 translates to MQEFLLEYWAAMSQEYFMHFIVITWEPSSCRKTSPGLPVILHYVLASGVLDHSACYDPGSVLCADSSQLPHAAMAKAPFYHLLFCFGIWSDSYSSLGLAQWRNWCSYCTGLCTPCNCDVYDCSSCFPVLHFQSPRAVLSRTTKLPRIKPPNMAYPCSSDVILVASVNSVCHAVQT